From a single Arachis hypogaea cultivar Tifrunner chromosome 3, arahy.Tifrunner.gnm2.J5K5, whole genome shotgun sequence genomic region:
- the LOC112734400 gene encoding uncharacterized protein isoform X2, producing MKMKWERATVTLVMINMVNIMDNADSSLLPAVYKEVGKTFQEDPAALSTLTFYRSFVQCLCYPFAAYLAKRHNRAHLIALGAFLWAATTFLLAISTTISQVAISRALNGIGLAIFVPASKSLVADCTNDSNRGMAFGWLSLTGNIGSILGGPFAVILASTSFVGIPGWRIAFHLVALISVIAGVFVHLFANDPHYPKTPHNNNPVSFLSGMKDMLKEVKSVMKIPSFRVIVAQGVSGSISWSALFSFAILWLELIGFSHKTAALLWTMFIIAISVAALFGGKMGDILSQHFPNRGRIITAQISVGSAAPLAAILLLVLPYDPSTPFLHALALFIMGFFMSWNGPATNKDNPREVSFNYICGG from the exons atgaagatgaaATGGGAGAGAGCAACGGTGACACTGGTGATGATTAACATGGTTAACATAATGGATAACGCAGACTCGTCTCTGCTTCCAGCGGTGTACAAAGAAGTTGGTAAAACTTTTCAAGAAGATCCCGCTGCTCTCAGCACACTCACTTTCTACCGATCATTTGTTCAATGTCTTTGTTACCCATTCGCCGCTTACCTCGCCAAGCGCCACAACCGTGCTCATCTCATCGCTCTTGGTGCTTTTCTTTGGGCTGCCACCACCTTCCTCCTCGCCATCTCCACCACAATTTCACAG GTGGCAATTTCAAGAGCTTTGAATGGGATAGGACTTGCCATTTTTGTTCCGGCAAGTAAATCTCTGGTTGCTGACTGCACAAACGACAGTAACCGTGGCATGGCTTTTGGGTGGCTTTCATTAACCGGAAACATTGGAAGCATTCTTGGCGGACCCTTCGCTGTAATTCTAGCCTCAACTTCATTTGTTGGCATACCAGGTTGGAGAATAGCTTTCCACCTTGTTGCCCTTATCAGTGTCATAGCAGGTGTATTCGTACACCTCTTTGCTAATGATCCACACTATCCAAAAACTCCACATAACAATAACCCCGTGTCCTTTCTTTCCGGAATGAAAGATATGCTGAAAGAAGTAAAATCAGTTATGAAAATCCCATCTTTTCGGGTAATTGTGGCACAGGGTGTATCTGGGTCAATTTCATGGTCAGCATTGTTCTCATTTGCCATACTTTGGTTAGAACTCATTGGATTTTCACACAAGACAGCAGCGTTGCTTTggaccatgttcatcattgctaTTTCAGTAGCAGCTCTGTTTGGGGGTAAAATGGGGGATATTCTATCCCAACACTTTCCAAACCGTGGCAGAATAATAACGGCACAGATAAGCGTTGGTTCAGCTGCTCCTCTTGCAGCAATTTTGCTGTTGGTATTGCCTTATGATCCATCCACTCCCTTCTTGCACGCCCTTGCTCTCTTCATCATGGGTTTCTTCATGAGCTGGAATGGTCCAGCAACAAACAA AGATAATCCCAGAGAAGTCTCGTTCAACTATATATGCGGTGGATAA
- the LOC112734401 gene encoding uncharacterized protein, protein MRSERMTLVLVNLAGIMEKADETLLPGVYKEVGAALRADPTSLGSLTLFRSLVQSFCYPLAAYLATRHNRAHVIALGAFLWAAATFLVAISSTFLQVAISRGLNGIGLAIVGPAIQSLVADSTDDCNRGMAFGWLALTGNIGSIIGGLFSVLIASTSVAGIPGWRIAFHLVAFISVIVGILVRLFANDPHFPNIKSTAHQTPENKSMPFCSQMKELLKEAKSVMRIPSFQIIVAQGISGSFPWSALSFATLWLELIGFSHVTTGLIWTLFILATSFGALFGGKMGDILSQRLPNSGRIMMSQISSGSAVPLAAILLLGLPHDPSSAFIHGLAFFIMGLSISWNGSATNNPIFAEIVPEKSRTAIYALDRSFESVLASFAPPIVGLLAQHVYGYKPTPKGSSDSVEIETDRENGASLAKALYTAIGIPMIICCSIYSFLYSTYPRDRERARMIALVDSEMQQLEGEEIVVGVHDNDEKAFLPR, encoded by the exons atgagatCGGAGAGAATGACTTTGGTTCTGGTGAACCTTGCAGGTATAATGGAGAAAGCAGATGAGACTCTACTACCAGGTGTATACAAAGAAGTCGGTGCTGCTCTCCGTGCTGACCCAACCTCCTTGGGATCTCTCACTCTCTTCCGATCCCTTGTTCAGTCTTTCTGCTACCCTTTGGCTGCTTACCTCGCCACCCGTCACAACCGCGCTCATGTCATTGCTCTCGGTGCATTTCTTTGGGCTGCCGCTACGTTCCTCGTTGCCATCTCTTCTACTTTCTTACAG GTGGCGATTTCAAGAGGTTTAAATGGGATAGGACTTGCCATTGTTGGCCCAGCAATTCAATCCCTGGTGGCTGATTCCACCGATGACTGCAACCGCGGCATGGCTTTTGGGTGGCTGGCATTAACCGGAAACATCGGAAGCATCATCGGTGGTCTCTTCTCTGTTCTTATAGCCTCAACATCAGTCGCAGGCATACCCGGTTGGAGAATAGCTTTTCACCTTGTTGCTTTCATCAGTGTCATAGTAGGTATATTGGTGCGCCTTTTTGCCAATGATCCACACTTTCCAAACATCAAAAGTACCGCACATCAAACTCCAGAGAATAAGTCCATGCCCTTCTGTTCTCAGATGAAGGAACTTCTGAAAGAAGCAAAATCGGTTATGAGAATTCCGTCATTTCAGATAATTGTGGCTCAGGGGATCTCTGGTTCATTCCCCTGGTCAGCATTGTCATTTGCCACACTTTGGTTAGAGCTCATAGGGTTCTCACACGTGACAACCGGATTGATTTGGACTCTGTTCATACTTGCTACTTCGTTTGGAGCTCTGTTTGGAGGGAAAATGGGGGATATTCTGTCCCAACGCTTACCAAACAGTGGAAGAATAATGATGTCACAGATAAGCTCTGGTTCAGCTGTTCCTCTTGCTGCAATATTGCTGTTGGGTTTGCCTCATGATCCATCATCAGCTTTCATCCATGGTCTTGCTTTCTTCATCATGGGATTGTCCATTTCCTGGAATGGTTCTGCAACTAACAA TCCAATATTTGCAGAAATAGTCCCTGAGAAGTCCCGGACAGCTATATATGCATTGGATCGATCTTTTGAGTCCGTATTGGCGTCATTTGCTCCTCCCATTGTTGGATTATTGGCGCAGCATGTTTATGGTTATAAACCAACCCCGAAAGGGTCGTCAGACTCGGTTGAGATTGAAACTGACAGAGAAAATGGTGCATCACTGGCAAAGGCACTCTATACGGCAATCGGAATTCCCATGATAATCTGCTGTTCCATCTACTCATTCCTTTATTCAACTTACCCAAGGGACAGGGAGCGAGCAAGAATGATTGCATTGGTAGACTCAGAAATGCAGCAGTTAGAGGGGGAAGAGATAGTAGTAGGTGTACATGATAATGATGAAAAGGCTTTTCTACCTCGCTAG
- the LOC112734400 gene encoding uncharacterized protein isoform X1, protein MKMKWERATVTLVMINMVNIMDNADSSLLPAVYKEVGKTFQEDPAALSTLTFYRSFVQCLCYPFAAYLAKRHNRAHLIALGAFLWAATTFLLAISTTISQVAISRALNGIGLAIFVPASKSLVADCTNDSNRGMAFGWLSLTGNIGSILGGPFAVILASTSFVGIPGWRIAFHLVALISVIAGVFVHLFANDPHYPKTPHNNNPVSFLSGMKDMLKEVKSVMKIPSFRVIVAQGVSGSISWSALFSFAILWLELIGFSHKTAALLWTMFIIAISVAALFGGKMGDILSQHFPNRGRIITAQISVGSAAPLAAILLLVLPYDPSTPFLHALALFIMGFFMSWNGPATNNPILAEIIPEKSRSTIYAVDKFFESILASIAPPIVDIMAQHIFGYKPIRKGDSSSIKADRGNAAALAKALYTAIGIPMIIGCCIYSILYRTYPRDREQAGMIAQMESELQPLESIDLDDNDEQVLLPR, encoded by the exons atgaagatgaaATGGGAGAGAGCAACGGTGACACTGGTGATGATTAACATGGTTAACATAATGGATAACGCAGACTCGTCTCTGCTTCCAGCGGTGTACAAAGAAGTTGGTAAAACTTTTCAAGAAGATCCCGCTGCTCTCAGCACACTCACTTTCTACCGATCATTTGTTCAATGTCTTTGTTACCCATTCGCCGCTTACCTCGCCAAGCGCCACAACCGTGCTCATCTCATCGCTCTTGGTGCTTTTCTTTGGGCTGCCACCACCTTCCTCCTCGCCATCTCCACCACAATTTCACAG GTGGCAATTTCAAGAGCTTTGAATGGGATAGGACTTGCCATTTTTGTTCCGGCAAGTAAATCTCTGGTTGCTGACTGCACAAACGACAGTAACCGTGGCATGGCTTTTGGGTGGCTTTCATTAACCGGAAACATTGGAAGCATTCTTGGCGGACCCTTCGCTGTAATTCTAGCCTCAACTTCATTTGTTGGCATACCAGGTTGGAGAATAGCTTTCCACCTTGTTGCCCTTATCAGTGTCATAGCAGGTGTATTCGTACACCTCTTTGCTAATGATCCACACTATCCAAAAACTCCACATAACAATAACCCCGTGTCCTTTCTTTCCGGAATGAAAGATATGCTGAAAGAAGTAAAATCAGTTATGAAAATCCCATCTTTTCGGGTAATTGTGGCACAGGGTGTATCTGGGTCAATTTCATGGTCAGCATTGTTCTCATTTGCCATACTTTGGTTAGAACTCATTGGATTTTCACACAAGACAGCAGCGTTGCTTTggaccatgttcatcattgctaTTTCAGTAGCAGCTCTGTTTGGGGGTAAAATGGGGGATATTCTATCCCAACACTTTCCAAACCGTGGCAGAATAATAACGGCACAGATAAGCGTTGGTTCAGCTGCTCCTCTTGCAGCAATTTTGCTGTTGGTATTGCCTTATGATCCATCCACTCCCTTCTTGCACGCCCTTGCTCTCTTCATCATGGGTTTCTTCATGAGCTGGAATGGTCCAGCAACAAACAA TCCAATACTTGCAGAGATAATCCCAGAGAAGTCTCGTTCAACTATATATGCGGTGGATAAGTTTTTTGAGTCTATATTGGCGTCAATTGCTCCTCCTATTGTTGACATTATGGCTCAGCATATTTTTGGATATAAACCAATCAGAAAAGGAGATTCGTCCTCCATTAAAGCGGATAGGGGAAATGCTGCAGCATTGGCAAAAGCACTTTATACTGCAATCGGAATTCCCATGATAATCGGCTGTTGCATCTATTCAATCCTTTATCGGACGTATCCAAGGGACAGAGAGCAAGCAGGAATGATAGCCCAAATGGAATCAGAATTGCAGCCGCTTGAGAGTATTGACCTTGATGATAATGATGAGCAAGTGTTGCTGCCGCGCTAG
- the LOC112734403 gene encoding uncharacterized protein has protein sequence MWVFYLISLPMTLGMAILTLLYFSGPDVPKYVFFTVAYTWFCSLSIIILVPADIWTTLRGDHNVAISVLWSLTYWSTFLLTWTVIPTIQGFEDAGDFTVKTRLKTSIHANLVFYLSLGSVALIGLILLITFHHDWSGNIMGFAMACSNTFGLVTGAFLLGFGLCEIPRGIWLNADWNIQQKVLSHKVAKMAVKLDDAHQDFSNAIVLAQATSKQMPKRDPLRPYMNIIDKMLAQMLKEDPSFKPQGGRLGCNMGYDTDEKTMAELRRHLRRAREQYYRYQSEYTKFVLEALELEDTIKNYESRDSTGWKYISCLRPERTGRVGAFLETTEFLWRCILRKQLQRLAAVILGCMSFSILLAEATILNGVDLSLISILIHAAGKDEILVQLAASIPLMYMCVCTYYSLFKMGMLMFYSITPRQTSSVSLLMICSMVARYAAPISYNFLNLIDIGRNRKTIFEKRMGNIDDAVPFFGKGFNKIYPLIMVIYTFLIACNFFNWLISYFENLIIFKFIKDDAEDMDGFDPSGILILHKERSHLQQGHKVGELVFPLARSFSTSNPDLESAGNTVALDETPSGVDTAKTAEDKNNEGAEGDRSRRFRGRKYGALRTHSIEQLPGGKDLREDNNDSDKTSSGQSSSLSSKWDSMMSQFRSLRSNMDSNRFNPLAVQGTTLSSHSSFESFDEILKHPHSES, from the exons ATGTGGGTGTTCTATTTAATATCATTGCCTATGACATTAGGCATGGCGATTTTAACATTGTTATATTTTTCTGGACCTGATGTGCCAAAATATGTGTTCTTCACCGTTGCATACACCTGGTTCTGCTCTCTCTCCATCATCATCCTCGTCCCCGCCGATATATGGACG ACATTAAGAGGTGATCATAATGTTGCAATTTCCGTTCTTTGGAGTTTGACATATTGGAGTACCTTCTTACTTACATG GACTGTGATTCCCACTATTCAGGGTTTTGAAGATGCTGGAGATTTCACAGTTAAAACAAGATTGAAGACCAGCATACATGCAAACCTAGTCTTCTATCTCTCTCTTGGTTCTGTAGCACTCATTGGTCTCATATTGCTCATAACTTTCCACCATGATTG GAGTGGTAACATAATGGGGTTTGCCATGGCTTGCTCAAATACATTTGGACTCGTTACCGGCGCGTTTCTACTTGGATTTGGTTTGTGTGAAATTCCCAGGGGAATTTGGTTGAATGCAGATTGGAACATTCAGCAGAAAGTCCTTTCCCACAAAGTTGCAAAAATGGCTGTCAAGTTAGATGATGCTCACCAAGATTTTTCAAATGCCATTGTT CTTGCACAGGCAACATCAAAGCAAATGCCGAAACGTGATCCTTTGAGACCATACATGAATATAATTGACAAAATGTTGGCACAGATG ttgaAGGAAGACCCTTCCTTCAAACCACAGGGTGGAAGACTAGGATGTAACATGGGTTATGACACAGACGAGAAAACCATGGCAGAATTAAGACGCCATCTAAGAAGAGCTCGAGAGCAGTATTACCGATATCAAAG tGAATATACGAAGTTTGTGTTAGAAGCCCTTGAACTGGAGGATACCATAAAGAACTACGAGAGCCGTGATTCCACAGGATG GAAATATATTTCATGCTTGAGGCCTGAACGCACTGGCAGAGTTGGTGCTTTTTTGGAAACAACTG AATTTCTATGGCGGTGTATATTAAGGAAGCAACTTCAAAGATTAGCCGCTGTTATATTGGGATGCATGTCATTTTCAATTCTTTTAGCAGAGGCTACCATACTAAATGGTGTTGATTTATCCCTTATCTCTATCCTAATACACGCTGCAGGAAAAGATGAGATTCTTGTGCAG TTAGCTGCATCCATACCCTTGATGTATATGTGTGTTTGTACATATTATTCCTTGTTTAAGATGGGAATGTTGATGTTTTACTCAATCACACCAAGACAAACAAGCTCGGTCAGCTTGCTTATGATATGCTC GATGGTTGCAAGATATGCAGCACCAATTTCTTACAACTTTCTTAACCTTATTGATATCGGCCGCAATAGAAAaaccatttttgaaaag AGGATGGGAAACATTGATGATGCTGTTCCGTTTTTCGGGAAAGGATTTAACAAAATCTACCCCCTCATCATGGTTATATACACTTTTTTAATAGCCTGCAATTTTTTTAACTGGCTCATCAGTTATTTTGAGAATTTGATAATATTCAAGTTTATTAAAGATGATGCAGAAGATATGGATGGATTTGACCCATCTGGAATACTAATCTTGCATAAAG AGCGTTCTCATCTCCAACAAGGCCACAAAGTCGGCGAGCTTGTTTTCCCTTTAGCAAGGAGTTTCAGCACGAGTAACCCGGATCTAGAATCAGCAGGCAATACTGTG GCTCTGGATGAGACTCCAAGTGGAGTTGACACTGCCAAAACAGCAGAAGACAAAAATAATGAAGGCGCCGAAGGTGACAGGAGCAGGAGATTCCGCGGCAGAAAGTATGGAGCGCTAAGAACACATTCTATCGAACAGTTGCCGGGCGGTAAAGATTTGAGAGAGGATAATAATGATTCTGATAAAACTAGTTCAGGGCAATCATCTTCATTATCCTCAAAATGGGATTCAATGATGTCCCAGTTTAGAAGTTTAAGATCAAACATGGATTCCAATAGGTTCAATCCTCTTGCTGTTCAAGGAACCACTCTAAGCTCACACTCTTCATTTGAATCCTTTGATGAAATATTGAAACATCCACACTCAGAATCATAG
- the LOC112734405 gene encoding 2-carboxy-1,4-naphthoquinone phytyltransferase, chloroplastic: MAATCYNLIHGFGHNKLHIHITYSKRCNVDYKRIHTRHLLLLKPRNPHQQHVSRSGFGEEQFEDSVSRRTLIWRAIKLPIYSVALVPLTVGSAAAYMQTGTFSARTYFVLLASSVLVITWLNLSNDVYDFDTGADKNKKESVVNLVGSRNGTFVAAYLCFALGFIGLTWASVQARNMPSIVLLACAIICGYVYQCPPFRLSYRGLGEPLCFAAFGPFATTAFYLLQGSASAMSRLPLTGTVISVSILVGLTTSMILFCSHFHQIEGDMEVGKMSPLVRLGTAKGAEVVKVAVMALYALLIAFGLCKALPLASIFLCALTLPIGNLVVRFVQENHKDKSKIFMAKYFCVRLHALFGAALACGLVAARVV; the protein is encoded by the exons ATGGCAGCCACTTGCTATAACCTCATCCATGGCTTTGGTCACAACAAACTCCACATACACATTACTTACTCTAAACG CTGCAACGTGGATTACAAAAGGATACATACAAGGCACTTGTTGCTACTTAAACCAAGAAACCCACACCAACAACACGTCTCTCGTTCTGGGTTTGGAGAGGAACAATTTGAAGACTCTGTTTCAAGGAGAACCTTGATTTGGAGGGCAATCAAGTTGCCAATTTACTCTGTTGCTTTGGTTCCTCTAACT GTAGGCAGTGCAGCAGCTTATATGCAGACGGGTACGTTCTCTGCTAGGACCTATTTTGTGCTCTTGGCTTCTTCGGTTCTTGTTATTACCTGGCTTAATTTAAG CAATGATGTTTATGATTTTGATACTGGTGCTGACAAGAACAAAAAGGAATCTGTTGTAAATCTAGTTGGCAG CCGGAATGGAACCTTTGTTGCTGCCTACTTGTGCTTTGCTCTTGGCTTCATTGGCCTCACTTGGGCTTCTGTTCAGGCACGAAATATGCCTTCAATCGTGCTTCTTGCTTGCGCAATTATATGTGGCTATGTATATCAG TGTCCGCCATTTCGCTTAAGCTACCGAGGACTGGGAGAGCCCCTGTGCTTTGCAGCATTTGGTCCTTTTGCTACTACTGCTTTTTATTTATTACAAGGCAGTGCAAG tGCCATGAGCCGTTTGCCCTTAACTGGGACAGTTATCTCGGTGTCAATTCTAGTTGGCCTCACAACTTCCATGATCTTGTTTTGTAGTCATTTCCATCAG ATAGAAGGGGACATGGAAGTTGGAAAAATGTCACCATTG GTTAGACTAGGCACTGCAAAAGGCGCAGAGGTAGTGAAAGTGGCAGTCATGGCACTCTATGCTCTTTTGATTGCTTTCGGTCTGTGCAAGGCGCTTCCCCTAGCCAGTATT TTCCTTTGTGCCTTGACCTTACCAATTGGAAACTTGGTAGTGAGATTTGTGCAAGAAAATCATAAG GACAAAAGCAAGATCTTCATGGCAAAGTACTTTTGTGTGAGGTTACATGCTTTGTTTGGAGCAGCTCTGGCTTGTGGGCTGGTAGCGGCTAGAGTGGTTTAA